The uncultured Carboxylicivirga sp. genomic interval AATTGATATGTACAGCCAAAATATTTGCATAATCTTTGGGCGTTTTATACTGAAGTGGCTGACCTAATTTTGTATTGGCAAATTGCCTGTCTAATAATCCCAGAAACGTTGAACTCAACCTTGTAGAGGCATCAACCTTATCCCCATTCATCTTAGAAGGTTTCATTTTTAAAGCTTCGTGAAGTATTAAGTTGATGTAAGTACGAATTAAGTCTTCTTTATGGGGGTAACACGAATTCTGTTCTGCAATTACTTTCTTAAAAATATCCTTCAATAACTCTCTTTGATCCTCTGATATTTTAACAATAGGAGAACCATCTATTTTAAAAAAAGAAGAATTTAATAAACTTTCTTGCCGATCAGTTACTTTAAAAAACTCATCTGAAAATAAAATTGTGTATCCTTCAATATCAGAAGATACCGTTTGCCATGAATAGGGTACCAGAGGAGTACCAAAAAAAAGGATAGAACCGTCTTCGTGATACTTCTTGTCTGCGTAATAAATAATTCTTTTACCGGAAGTGATACATATCTTATAAAAATGCTTTCGCCCATAAACAAGATTTATATTGGCATCACCTTCTATTTTAAAAGCATTAAAACCACTAATATTTAGCTGATAATTACAATCTGAAACAATTTTCATAGATAAAAACACATAACCACATCACTCCCACTTGTTTTATTTATAATAGGCATGATGAACTCTCTCTTAAAACTTAGTAAAAACAAAGAAATAGCGGTTCTCAAAAAACCATATCTAAATAAAGTTTACAAACATACTATTCTTCAATAAAAGTTCAAACACCAATGAATTCCTTCATAACGGTTTTAGGTTAACTACATCGACAAAAAAACTTTTAATCTAAATTTGAATACTTTGCTATTTCTTTAACTGATTAATACAAAAGTAATACAAGAGTCACTTATTGAGATAAAACTATTCAAATTAAAAATTATGAGAATCAAACTTTTTTATAATTAATAAATCGGATACCCAAAGCAGAACTAACGGCTAAAGAATAGTACTTTCGCATAATTAATAAAGTTGCTAAACCTTATACTTTTCGTCTAACTTTTAAATAATTCAATGTTAATAAAGAAATAAGCCCTTCTATTTCATATTCTTTGTTTCTTCTTTAGCCTTACTGGTAGTAACCAGATAAACGCCTGCAAAAACCAACACAATAGCAAAAACCTTTGGCCAGCCAAAACTATCTAACTGAAGCATAACAGCGGCTATGGCAGCTACAATAGGTTGCACATTATTATACATGGTGGCCACCGTTGGTCGAAGGTATTTTTGTGCAATGGGTATCATCATATACGACAAAAAAGTGGATCCAAGTACGATAAAGGCAAGCTGTCCCATGGTAGTAACCGACATATTAGCATAATCAACACCCGAAATATTAGACCAGGTAAGTGGCAAATAGATGCACGCACTAAAAAGAAACATCCATTTCATAATGGTAATGGAGTGATATTTTTTGATGATATTTTTAAAAAACACAAAGTATATAGCATAGCTAAACTGCGCCATAAAGCACAATAAAATTCCCTTTAATCCTAATTCGCCAAACGATTTACCCGACGAACTATTGAGGATAATAACAATGGCTCCGCTTGCCCCAATGGCAATACCAACCAGCTTTTTCCAGGTAACCGGTTCTTTTAAATAAAAGGCCGAAATAACCATGGCAATAATAGGTAAAGTAGTAGTGACAATAGAAGCATTAATGGGCGAAGTATACGAAACACCAAACACAAATACTCCCTGATTAAGAATAATACCAAACAGAGCACCCAACACCAGCCATCGTAAATCTTTAAACGGAATGCGTTCTTTGGGAATAAACATCGAGGCAGTCCAAAAAGCAATAGCTGCACCCGTTACCCGATAGGCAACGATCGTCCATGCATCAATATTACTGTTAACAACCACCGCCTTTACAAAAGGCGACATTAGACCCCATGCCATATTTGCAACTATCATTGCCATATGGCCTTTCACTTTATCTATTCTCATTTCGGATGCAAAAGTGAGAAAAGAAGCGATACTTTGTATCAACTTGCCTTAATAATTAAAGTGCAAATCAAAAAAAGGTCCAACTTTTAAGCTGAACCCCACTAACTTTACTTAATCTTACACTAAACCGATAATTTGTTAGTTTTTTGAATTATTTAACCACATGGTAAGCATCCAGTGTTCTTTCTCCAATGAACGAATCATAGAGTTCATCAAATCCAGTGTCGCCATATCACCGGCTTTTTGAGCCGCCTCGGCAACATCCACCAATAATCCATCTAGTTTTTCAATATCACCCAAAACCTGTTGCGTCATTTGAATAGGTGTTAAATCGGTTCCGGTTTCTTTAATTTCGGCTACCTGCAAATACTCACCTAATGTACTCATGGGTGTTTTACCAAATACTCTGATGCGTTCGGCAACCTCATCAATATTAGTAACAGCAGCGGTATATAGCTCTTCAAACTTTTCGTGAAGGTCGAAGAAGTCGCCACCTTTAACATTCCAATGGTAGTTTCTTAATTTTTGATAGAAAATATGGTAGTTAGCCAATACAATGTTCATTGTTGATACCATTTCGGCAGTATCTAATCCTGTAAATCCTAATTTTCGGTATGTTTTTATTGTAGTTTCCATGATATTATATTTTTTAAAAATGATTAATTATGCGAATCAACAGCTGACCCACTTTGGGAGTCCTTTATAATACGTTCATATTCCACGG includes:
- a CDS encoding DNA starvation/stationary phase protection protein, giving the protein METTIKTYRKLGFTGLDTAEMVSTMNIVLANYHIFYQKLRNYHWNVKGGDFFDLHEKFEELYTAAVTNIDEVAERIRVFGKTPMSTLGEYLQVAEIKETGTDLTPIQMTQQVLGDIEKLDGLLVDVAEAAQKAGDMATLDLMNSMIRSLEKEHWMLTMWLNNSKN
- a CDS encoding helix-turn-helix domain-containing protein yields the protein MKIVSDCNYQLNISGFNAFKIEGDANINLVYGRKHFYKICITSGKRIIYYADKKYHEDGSILFFGTPLVPYSWQTVSSDIEGYTILFSDEFFKVTDRQESLLNSSFFKIDGSPIVKISEDQRELLKDIFKKVIAEQNSCYPHKEDLIRTYINLILHEALKMKPSKMNGDKVDASTRLSSTFLGLLDRQFANTKLGQPLQYKTPKDYANILAVHINYLNRAVKKATGKSTSAHIHERIVIEAKAILKHSDLNINEIAYMLGFEYPAYFNNFFKKHTGTSPKLFRA
- a CDS encoding DMT family transporter, with the protein product MAMIVANMAWGLMSPFVKAVVVNSNIDAWTIVAYRVTGAAIAFWTASMFIPKERIPFKDLRWLVLGALFGIILNQGVFVFGVSYTSPINASIVTTTLPIIAMVISAFYLKEPVTWKKLVGIAIGASGAIVIILNSSSGKSFGELGLKGILLCFMAQFSYAIYFVFFKNIIKKYHSITIMKWMFLFSACIYLPLTWSNISGVDYANMSVTTMGQLAFIVLGSTFLSYMMIPIAQKYLRPTVATMYNNVQPIVAAIAAVMLQLDSFGWPKVFAIVLVFAGVYLVTTSKAKEETKNMK